The segment TACACACAGATAATGAGATTACAGGGATGTTCGAGTGCTCGGATCAAATGATTAATAAATTGCAACAAAACATAGTTTGGGGTCAGAAGGGTAACTTTCTTGACGTTCCAACCGATTGCCCGCAAAGAGATGAAAGGCTGGGCTGGACAGGAGACGCTCATGTATTTATGAGAACCGCTTCCTACAACATGAATACAGCGTTATTCTTCACAAAGTGGCTGCGAGATCTGAAGGCAGATCAGTTGCCAAACGGTGGCGTGCCTCATGTAATTCCTCATGTGCTGCGTGCTGAGGATCACTCCTCTTCAGCCTGGGGGGATGCGGCGGTTATATGTCCATGGACACTTTATCTATGCTATGGAGATAGAAGAATATTAGAGCAACAATACGATAGTATGAAGGCATGGGTGGAGTATATACGCTATCAAGGGGAAAATGAATACCTTTGGAATACAGGGTTCCACTTTGGGGATTGGCTTGGCTTAGACGCAAAAGAAAACAGTTATGAGGGAGCGACTCCCAAAGATCTCATAGCGACAATTTTTTACGCGTATTCAACGCATTTGCTGAAAGAAACAGCTATGGTCTTGAATCGTTCTGAGGATGCGGCAAAGTATGAACAGTTGCACCAACATATTATGGATGAATTTAACAACGTGTTCATTTCGCCCAATGGCAGGTTAATTTCAAACACCCAAACTGCACATGTGTTGGCTCTCATGTTTGATGTTGTTAAAGTGAAGGATCGTCAAAGAGTTGCTGACGCATTGGCTCAGTTAATTATTGAAAATAATGTTCATCTAACTACAGGCTTTGTCGGGACGCCTTATTTATGTCATGTATTGTCAAGGTTCGGCTATGATCATCTAGCTTACCAATTAGTGTTCCAAAAGGAATTTCCTTCGTGGCTGTATGCCATTACTAAAGGAGCTACTACGATTTGGGAGCATTGGGACGGAATCAAAGAGGATGGTTCCTTCTGGAGTGATGATATGAATTCGTTTAATCACTATGCTTATGGAGCCGTTGGAGACTGGCTATATCGGACAGTGGCTGGAATCGACACAGCAACAAGTCAGCCGGGCTACAAACATATCATCATAAATCCAACCTTTGGATCAGAGCTGAATTGGGTGAAAGCTAGCTATGAAAGCCTGTATGGTACCATTCGCTCGGAGTGGAGCAAGCAGGAGAACGGTATGGAGATTAATATTGCTATACCGCCCAATACAACTGCACAGGTAATCTTTAAGGGAATAAATAGAGTTGAGCAATTAGAAGAAGGAGGCTCGATACTGCCAATTATGGGGGGCTTGTTGAGCTGGGACTGTTGTGAGGACCATGTTGCATTACACTTAGGATCAGGAAACTATAGCTTTAGATATAAGGGAGATGATTGACTTGAGGCCGAACATTATTTTTTTGATGACTGACCAACAGAGATGGGACTGTATTGGAAGATATAATAAGCATATTCAGACGCCAAATATTGACCGGTTGGCAGACGCGGGGATTGTTTATAGTCAAGCCGTATGCCAGGCGCCGATGTGCGTCCCAAGCCGTTATTCCATGATGTATGGTATGTATCCCTCTCAGCTTGGGGTTCGCGCAAATTGTGATGGCATTACGAATGAAGAACTGCTGCCTGCTGACCCGCTACCGGAGCTCATGAGGAAAGCCGGCTATCAAACTGCAGGGTTTGGCAAAACCCATTGGAATCATAATGCTGAGGGAGTCTCCGAGCCTTCGGCCAGAGGTTTCGAACATCGGGCTATTGGGTTATCTCGTGCGGACGGCCACTACGAGCAAGGTGCGATCATGATGGGGGATACACATCCTGAGCGGCTGGAGACCTACATGGATGAAACCAAGAATTTTGGCGCAGGCGAAGAGAATGAGAATGGTTATATCGGCTCTACTAGCAAAATTCCAATGAACCATCATCGGGACGGTTGGGTAGCGGAGCAATGTTTGCAGTTTATTGATGAGGACCGGATTGAATCGGAACGGCCGTTGTTCCTATATTTATCATTCTTGAAGCCTCATGCTGGATATAATGTTCCTAAAGAATTTGAAAATTTGTATCGGATAGAAGACATACCCGACATTCAACAGCCTCCTTGGGAGATGGAAGAGGATACGCATCTAGCGGCAACGGATGCTCTTAATCGGGAAAGCCTTGAGGATTATCGCCAGAAGCGAATAGTCTGGGAAGCGATGAGCCCATTGGAACGCCGTCGCTCTACGTTGCGGTATTGGGCGAATTGCTCATGGCTGGATCATTATTTTGGTCAAGTGCTAGACCGATTGCGGGAGCGGGGCGTGCTGGATAATGCGCTGATCGTCTTCTGTTCGGATCACGGTGAGATGTTCAGTGAACGGCGATATCGTTTTTCGAAATATTGCCTATATGACAGCAGTGTGCGCGTGCCACTCATTTTATCCGGTTCTACAATTCCCCAGTACAAACGAGGGACCACTAATGACCGTCCGGTTGAGTTGATCGATCTCGTGCCTACGTTGTCCAACATTGCGGGCTTGCAACGGAATCCGATGCTGCCGGGACTTGATCTGTTAGGTGATGTGGTACGAAAAGGCGCTTTTTGCGAATTTCACGGGAAAGGCGTACCGGTCCATGCCGCTCCGGCCTATATGTGGAGAACAAAGGAATGGAAGCTGATTTTGTACCTGGAAGGAGCAGTGGGCAATGATGGGGCGCATCATCAGGACATACTCGGAGAACTTTATGATCTGGGAGAAGATCCAAACGAGTGGAATAATTTATACTATAATGATGGATATACTGGAATTCGAGAGCAGCTGAAAACAGAGCTGTTGATGCATCTGGCAATAGCTTGGGCGAAGGCACCCGTGTTTTATGGTAGGAGAGGTTTGATAGGATTAGAGCGATTTGAGACATGCCGAAAGGAATTGGGATAGGGTGGAATTTTATAAAGAATTAAAGGAGCAGTTCACGTCGTTTGTCTCCACCACGAAGTATATATCCGTTGTTGTGGTTGCATGGTGACCCTCGGGAGACAGACTCTGTAATTCGTCAGGAGATTGCCACCATGGACGAAGGGGGAAGCGCGGGATTCATCATTGAATCCCGTCCACATGCTGACTACTTAGGAGAGGGTTGGTGGAGAGATCTTGACATATCTGTCTGGACGAAGCGCATGGTATGTCCCGCACGCCTTTTCTCCACTTAGGATTTCCAGACAAAAAAGGGACTTCAACCCAAAATGGAGAAGTTTTCAAGTGACGAAACAAGCGCCGGTCCATGTCCATGACGGGGAAATGGCTCCAGATTTAATCAAGACCGTAACGGCCGAAAACGACGTGCAATTCTTTATGCTTGATGCGGGCTACGACCAAAAGAAGGCGAAAAAACTTCGCTGCCCTCACGCCACCGGTAAAGTCGATTGTCCGCTCGGGATGACCGCTTATTCCTCTTCCAATTACGGTATGGTCGTGAAGATCGATGTAAAAGACGACCTGAAACGGTACAGCAGTCCACACCGAGATACCAAGCGTTGAAAGGAACTTTACAACAAACGTACCCGCGTGGAACGATACAACTCCAGAATGAAAACCCACCTTACCGCAGACAGTTTGCATGTCTGGGGGATTCAAAAAGTGACGACTTACCAGTATCTCAACGCGATTGTGCTGCTCGTCTCTGCGCTTTCTGTAGCAGGTAAGAAGAACAAAACAGCAACTTAAAAAATGTAAACGGAAAAATTATGCAGGTCTTTACATTTTTAGAATAAAGCCACCGGATCCGCTTTGATCCGAGTGAATCCTGCTGACTTTACGTCAGAATAGAATTATGCAAAATGCTCAAGTATGTGATTCAAAAAAGAATGGATTAGGCATGTGAATTGTTAGTTTCTTCTCATTATAAGGTCTATGAAATTGCTGAACGGGTTGGATACACAGATAAAAAACATTTCAGTAAGCTATTTACTACCTATCAGAAATTTAATCCGAGAGAATATAGAAGAAAGCATCAAGTTGAATTGCGCAAATAAAGCTCCATAAAGGAAGTGCTTGTATGCAGAGCGATAATACTCCTGTGATCAAGAAGCTGATACATCATTCTCCAAGCGAGCTGGCTAAGCAGCTTCCGTGTTATGTGAACGCTATGGGGTGGAGGGTGTATGGAGCTGACATGGCTAACGAGAGGAAAACAGGGGAGTTTTACGACTTTCAAATTCAGTACGTTCTGAAGGGCAAGGGATATTTATTATGGAACGATACCGTTTATTCACTCCAGCAGGGCGATTTTTTCTTCATCAACCTGAGTATTGGTCATAAATATTGCGCCGATCCGGTAGAGCCATGGGAAGCGGTGTGGATACATTTTGGAGGCAGTCAAGCCACTCTCTATTACCATTTGTTCGGCCAGTCGCAGCCCGTTATAACCTTCCCGCACCATGATATCGCTGGAGAGCTAATGCTTCAATTGCTTGAGCGGTATGACCGGCTATCAAGCGAGTTCGATCTGCTAGCAGGCGCACATTTGATTCGGATCATGACCGAGCTTACTATAGCCAACACATCCAAGCTTAAATTGACCATCAGTAACGAATACAGGAGCGAGGTGCAGAGGGCGATTCGATTTATAGAAGAGCATATACAGGAATCGTTAACGGTTGAGATGGTTTCTCAGTATGTCAAGTTTAGTCCATTTCACTTCTCCCGCTTATTCAAGAGGATAACAGGCTTCTCTGTGCTAGAGTATATAACGAAATACCGAATTTCGCGGGTCAAGGAGCTGATGATCCAGACCGACTTGTCGCTTGCTGAAATAGCAGGCAGGACCGGATATTGCGATCAAAGCCATCTAGGCAAGATGTTTAAGCGGATGGAAGGCATCACTCCAAATCAATTTCGCAAAAATGCGAGATTCCGTTAGGTAGTTGATTCATCGATAGCGCAGGAATATACCAAAATGCATATTGAAACATAACAGACTCAATTCGGACGCTCCTTTATAATACGGGGAAAAGGAGATGAGGGTATAAATGAGTCAATTAGACTGTCGCAAACGAGAATGCTTCGATTGGAATTGGAAGTTTATTTTATCGGATGAGATAGACGCTTACCGGGACGATTATGACGACAGCCACTGGCGGACTGTACAGCTTCCCCATGATTGGAGTATAGAGGGTGAGTATGCCGAGCAGAACCCGACTGGTAAGTGTGGCGGCTTTCTGCCCAGCGGCATAGGCTGGTACCGCAAGCAGCTGGAGTGGAGCGGGACCATAGGGGAAAAGGGGCTGTTTCTCGAATTTGACGGCATTTATATGAACAGCACGATCTGGATTAACGGCTGCAAAGTAAACGAACGGCCTTACGGCTACATGGGCTTCGAGGTTGCTTTCGCAGACCTGCTTCGGGAAGGAAGCAATACTATTGCCATACGAGTGGACAATACCGGAAGCCCTAGCGGCCGCTGGTATACTGGATGCGGCATCTATCGCCATGTTTGGCTTGTGGAGACAGAAGTAGTGCGTGTCGCGCATTGGGGGACGTATATTACGACTCCGGCCATACACAATGAGTATGCTCTTGTTCACGGTCAGATCGAGCTGACCAACCATTCCGCTGGTGAGCGCGAGGTGACGCTTGTTGCTCAAATCTTTTCTCCTTCAGGCACGCTTGTCGGGAAAGCGTCGAAGCTCTTGAAGCTGGAGGCTAATAAAGGCGCGACTGAGGAAGTGGAGATGAATATCAGCTCTCCGAAGCTCTGGTCTGTGGATACTCCGGAAGTGTATACAATGAAAACAGAGATATTCGCGAACGGCTGCTGTATCGACGATCATGTGACGAGCTTTGGCATACGGAGCTTCTCTATTGATACTACGCGTGGCTTCGCCTTGAATGGTCAGCCGATGAAGCTGAAGGGGGTATGCCTTCATCATGATGCCGGGCCTGTTGGGGCAGCAGTGCCCGAGAAGCTGCTGATGAAGCGGCTCCGAATGCTTAAGGAGATGGGGTGCAACGCAATCCGCACAGCCCATCATCCCATGTCACCCGAGTTTTATACATTTTGCGATCGGCTTGGTTTTATCGTGGTGGACGAAGCGTTCGACGGCTGGGAGAAGACGAAAGCAGATTGCGATTATGGGTTGTACTTCGAAGAATGGTGGCAGCAGGATCTCGGAGATATGTTGCGACGCGACCGAAACCATCCTTGTGTATTGTTCTGGAGTATCGGCAACGAGGTTCTAGACATGAAGCCCGAAACAACTCGCAAGCTTGTTGAATTTGTGCATCAGCTTGATCCAACCCGGCCGGTTACCTGCGGCATTGATTCAATTGGGCCGGGTCCGGATGAGAACCGCTCGCTTCTTGATGTGGCCGGTTACAATGATGGCCGTGGTTCTTGCTTTGGTTATGAGCTAGATCACGAGAAACATCCGAATCGAATAATGGTTGCTACGGAAGCGCCGCACACCTTCCAGACCAGAGGCTTCTACCGGACGCAGACCTGGTGGCGTGACAAGAACCGTCACCGCATCGAAATCCCCAATTTGACGGAGAAGGAGCTCTTTTTTGACGGTGCGCTCCAGTACAATTCCTCGTATGACAATAGCGGGGTCCGGACCTCTGCCAGACATTCGTGGGGCTTTGTTCAGAAATATTCATACCTGATCGGAGAATTCCGCTGGACTGGCTTCGATTATCTTGGAGAATCGTTCGGCTGGCCTGCACGAAGCGCGAATTTCGGAATCATCGATTTGGCCAACTTCCCGAAGGACCATTATTATTTCTACCAGAGCCGATTTACGAGTAGTCCCATGATTCATCTGCTTCCTCATTGGACACATCCAGGCTTGGAAGATAGCCGTATACCGGTATGGATATACACGAATTGTGATGAAGCAGAGCTGCTGCTGAACGGTCGCTCGCTGGGCAGAAAGAGAATGGGAGATGCGATGTACTTGTCGTGGGACGTGAGCTATGAGCCTGGCACACTGGAAGCTATCGGGTATGTAGCAGGACAGCCGCAGGCTGTAAAGAAAGTGCGTACTGCCGGTGAGCCTGCGGGCATACGGCTGGAGACGGATACGGACAGCCTGCGCCCGGATGGACGCGATGTCGCGCAAGTCAGCTTCTCAATCATTGATGCACAAGGGCGATTCGTGCCGAGCGGGGATAGTGTTGTCGCTCTTCAGGTTGCCGGACCTGCAGAGCTTCTTGGCACGGAGAATGGGGACCCATTGGACCTGACTCCGCCGCGGTCTCCGCTTCGCAAGGCGTTCTACGGTCTCGGCATGGGGCTTGTGCAGTCAACCTTCGAGGACAAGCCGATTGAAGTTACGGCTGCCGTAATCGCAGGATCGACTATATTTACTGATTCAACCACAGTGACTATTGCTTTAGAGCGCATTGCCCTAAGAGGGGGGTTAAGCTCCAGGGAGCTTGCCATCTATTATTCCATAGACGGTTCAGAGGCGAACACGCTTTACAGGGGAGCCTTCGAAATCAATAACAGCTGTACCATTCGAGCTGTCGTGGTGGAGAATGGAGATACGATCCTTGAGCTGCTTGCCGAATTCAAAAAGGGAGTGCATGAGAAGGTCATTGATCTGACGCATGGCAATCATCAGGAAGAGCCTGCTAGGTTCAACGGGCCGTTCGCTTTTCAAGTATGCGGTGATTGGACGGATGGCACCCTGCGGTATCATTTCCAGCCTGACGGAACGGTGCTGCAATCCATCGGCTTAGATACTCCTCTGCTGTATGGAACATGGTGGTGCGATAGGGGAACGGGAGAGCTTGCGCCTCTGGATCGGCAGAAGAATCATAAGCTCACGCTTGTCACTCAGCCAGCGGAAAGTCTGTCTCTTGAACATGACCATTGCAGGATCACATTGACTAGATTGACTCAGGGGACAATATGAACGGATATAATATCTTATTTATCATGACAGATCAGCTTCGATTGGATGCGCTCGGCAAAACAGGAGGCTGGGTAAAAACGCCTCATATCGATGCTCTTGCCGCAGAGGGAATGCTGTTTACCAATTGTATCACCAATTCTCCGGTTTGCATTCCGGCCCGGGTTTCTTTAGCTACAGGCTTGTACCCTCATAATACAGGGGTTTGGAAAAATATAGAGTATGATTTGCCGGCGGACAGCAGCACATGGATGCAAACGATTCGGGATGCGGGTTACCGTACCGGTCTGATTGGCAAAACTCATTTGCACCGTCACATAGGCGATCTGAGGGAACGTGAACATCTTATGCATACCTATGGATTTGATCATGTGGACGAAATTGGCGGACCAAGAGCCAGCATGTGGGTTGGCAGCCATATGACGGACGAGTGGAGCAAAGCTGGCGTGCTGGATGCATATATTCAGGAATATAATGACCGGTTCACCACCAAACCGTATGTAGCGAGACCGTCGGTTCTTCCTTTGTCTCTGTATGCGGATGTATATGTCGGAACCAAGGCCCAAGCATTCATCAGCAGCTATAAGGACGACAAGCCTTGGTTTTGTATGGTCAGCTTCGGCGGTCCGCATGAGCCGTGGGACGCTCCTGAGCCTTACGCCAGCATGTACGAACCGGAGCAAATGCCAAAGCCTATCCCTAGACCTTCAGTTGACTCAACTCGTCCCATAGGGCATTTGGATGAGCTGATGAACGAGAATCGGCATTCACCTGTTCTAGAGGAGCAGGACATTGCCGCCATGAGGGCCAATTATGCCGGTAATGTGACCCTGATTGATGAGCAGATCGGTCAGATACTTCAAGTCTTGAAAGAGAAAAACGAATTGGATAAGACGGTGATAGTGTTTACCGCGGACCATGGGGAAATGAACGGGGATTACGGCTTGCTTTACAAAGAGAACTTCTTAAACGCAGCGGTAAAGGTGCCGCTTATCATTTGGACCCCGGAGCTAAAGAGCAGTGAGCATGCTGGAGCAGTATACGACGGAATGGTGGAGCTGTTCGATATTGGTCCGAGCATGTGCGAATTAGCCGGAACGCAGCTTGCGCATCGTCATTTTGCGAAATCGTTGAGTCCTGTTCTCGAAGACCCCAGGACAGTGCACAGGGAAGAGGCGATATCCGAGATTCACGGCGAAGTGATGCTGCAAAACCGGGAGTGGAAGTTAGTGCTTAACGCACAAGGTACTCCTTATCTGCTGTTTCATTTGACAGAGGATCCCAATGAGCAGCGTAATTTGGTGGGAGAACCGGCTTATGGCGAAGTAGTTCAGAAGCTTAAGGATACTATTTTTGCAAGATTGATGTCCAGCTTAGTTTATAAGAACTAAGCCAAATCATTAACGGAATGGGGGATTTACGTTGGAAGCCAACCATACCTTGGTCAACCGACCGAACTTCATATTTATTTTGTTGGATGATATGGGATGGAAGGATCTGGGTTGTTATGGAAGCTCCTTCTACGAGACGCCACATCTAGACCGCCTTGCAAGCGAGGGAATGAGATTTACGGATGCATATGCAGCTAGCCCAGTGTGCTCTCCTACACGCGCTAGCATTCTGACAGGGAAGTATCCAGCTTCTCTCGGAATCACGAACTGGATTGGCGGCGATGCAAAGGGGAAACTGCTTGATGCACCTTATCTTCGCTATTTGCCCTTGGAAGAGAAAAGTATGGCCCGTGCTCTTAAAGAGCATGGATATCGCACCTGGAACGTAGGCAAGTGGCATATGGGCGGAAAAGATTTTTATCCCGAAAAACACGGCTTTGACGTCAACGTCGGCGGCTGCGACTGGGGATCGCCGCACAAAGGATACTTCAGCCCTTATGGAATTGAAACGCTTCCGGATGGTCCGGAGGGAGAATATTTGACGGATAGATTGACCGATGAAGCGATCAGACTGATTCAACAAAAGGATCAGGCGCCGTTTTTCCTTTACTTATCGCATTATACGGTGCATACACCGATCCAGGCCAAAGCGGAAGATATCGCCAAATATACCGAAAAAGCCAAGAAGCTGGGATTGGATCAGTTAAGTGCTATCGAAGAGGGGGAACTCTTCCCCTGCGAGCACAAGAAACATTTGCGCGTCCAACGAAGGGTGATTCAATCGGATCCCGTCTATGCGGCAATGATTGATAATCTGGACTGGAATATCGGAAGGCTGCTGCAGGCTCTGGAGGAGACGGGACAAGCTGAGAATACGGTCATTATCTTCACCTCGGACAACGGTGGATTGGCTACAGCCGAGAGCTCGCCTACATGCAATGCGCCGTTGCAGGAGGGAAAAGGCTGGATGTACGAAGGCGGTGTGCGCGAGCCGTTGATCGTCAAATGGCCGGGAACAATAAAGCCCGGCAGTGTATGCGAGGTTCCGGTAACCAGCCCCGATTTTTATCCGACCCTGCTCGAAATAGCGGGACTTCCCTTATTACCAGAGCAGCATTCGGACGGAATCAGCTTCGTCCCTTTGCTGAAGGGAGAAGATAGCCTGGAACGGGAAGCGATATATTGGCATTATCCCCATTATGGCAATCAAGGAGGCACCCCTGGTTCATCCATACGTATGGGAAATGATAAGCTCATTGAGTTCTTTGAAGACGGGCGTGTTGAGCTGTACAATTTGCTTGCGGATTTAGGTGAGGAACATGATATTGCCAAAGAGCGGCCGGACTTGGCGGAGAAGCTCCAAAAGAAGCTAAGCCAGTGGCGAGAGCAGGTTGAAGCGAAAATTCCAGTGCCGAATCCTGAGTATACACAATCATTTTGATGTCCAAACGCTGGAACTGTTCACGTCAATAGAATGGAATATCGCCGCTTCTTTCGTCATTGAAAGATAGCGGCGATACTTTTTTAAATATCCTTTAACTGGGATCTTCATGATCTTTCAATTTTCGCATAGTTCTATATTGCCCGGGTGTTAGCCCGGTTTCCTTCTTAAACGAACGTATGAAATTTTGAGTATTTTTGTAGTTCAGTTGTATAGAAATTTCATTAATCGCCAAATCGGACTGAATCAGCATTTCCTTCGCTTTATTGATTCGGTCGTATTTCACATATTCAGAGAACGGAACACCTTGTTCCTTTCGGAATATCAGCCCCAGATATCCCGGCGAATAGTTCAATTTCGTGCTGATCGACTCAAGGGTTGGCTCTGTTTCATTTTGGATAAGCGACAGCATTTGCTCGGATATTCGTTGATGCTGCCGTTCGTTTTTTTCTTCTATTAAACGTAAAGATGGTATGATTACACGATGCTTGAACCAGCTTTCAATTTCATCAGCTGTCTGCAGCTCCATAAGTTCTCTAGGTAAGGATTGTCCGTCTAGTATTAAATTCGCATTCTCATTGTCAGGCTGGTATAGACGAACAATGTCATTCAGCAGTCTTATGAGAATCATCTGGTAGTCTGTAAGAGATAGAGGATTGTTTTGGAACAGCAATTGAATAAACCGATGAAGCGCATCGTCGGCTTTTACTGGTTCATTCAATTTTATGGCATCAGTTAGCTGAATAGATAAGTATTCAGGATAGTCAATTGGGTTTCTGTTGCTTGATGGTTCTACATCTTCAATAAATAGTAGAGACTGATTCCCGAACCGAACTCTATACTTAAGGGCATTCATGGCTTCTTTAAGAGCTAAAGGAGCATCGATGAGATCTGTAAATGTAGTACTAACTCCAGCACTCACCGATAGCTTAGTGTAATCGCGAATTTTTTCTAAAGTATTCTGAGCCTGAATAAGGATCGTACCTTTATTCAAGTTTGCATCTTGATTCTTTAATCCAAGGATGCAGATGAGGGATTGATTCATCACAACAGAAGATAATCGCATGGAAGAGGGGATGACTTCTTCCAAGATATTCATCAGGATAAAAATAAGCAACTCCCGATCGCTCTCCTTGAACCGACTGTTTGTCAGGGTGTCTATTTGAATAGCGATGAGAGTGTATTGCTCTTGAAATTGCAGCTGTTGGTGATGATCCAGTATTTTTTCCTGAATTTCGTTTCGCAGCATCCCACTGGACAAAAGCTGGAATACATAATATTTATTGAGATGAATGCCTTGCGATATGATTTGCTGTTTCATATTTTTCAGAGCAGATCCAATATATTCTAATTCATCATATGTCCAACTTCCTGGTTTTTTCTTCTCAATTAGACTTGAAATTTTTCTAATGGGGTTATGAATTTTCATAGCTCCTGTGAATGACAATGCCACCATGATAATTATTAATCCGCAACATATCATTAGCGTGAGCCAGCCGATCCAACGACTATCTTTATGAATGACTGATTTCGGCACAATGGAAATATAATAAGTCCAGTTAGTAAACTCCGATTTTTTGTAAAAAAAATATACATCCTCTCCTTGAAACTCTCCCCTTGTGAAACCTGAAGGCGTATCCGGATATTGCTCTAGGAAAGGAATATCTAATCGATCAGGGATGTTTTTATTGTCATTAGAAGCCAATACCTGTTTTTCTTTATTAATAATGAACAAGGTGTTAAAGCTTTGGGACTTGGCAATCCATTCACTCCACTTACTCTCGCTGATTTTTACAGCTAGCAAACCCATAGGTGACCTCCATACATTTGCAGGTACGGACTGTATATGCCAGATGCCTCTTGGCAACTGAGTATTGTGTATGAGAGGTTCTTGTCCCAAGTGATTATCTAATAATGTAGAAGATTTGAACTTTAATTGCTGTAATAGCAATTGGTAAGCATCTGTTTGATGTTGGTTTAATTGAAAGATTTTCTCCGGATAAATAGCCCAGTTATGCTTCATGTTTATATAGTAAATTGACTCGATGCCGAGTTCTTTAGTGAACATGTACTCCAAGTTGAGAGAAGCATCACGTATGACTTGAAAATTCCTCTCATGAAGTGCTGTATTCGATAGCTTATCCATTATTGGGAGGTTCGAGAATTGAACGACTGAACGCTCAATGATTTTCAAGTTCTGCTCGATGGATATCTCGGTTTGAGCAAGCAGTTGCTGGTTGCTGTTCGTCACTTTATTTAATATACTGGCCGCTGAATTGTGATACGCAAAATACCCAAGCAATACCATGGGGAAAATGGAAAGAAACAAGCCATAGATAAGTAGTCTCATGAAATATGTAGACAATAAATCACCCCTTTTTCTCATTTAACCATAGCTTATTAGGGATTTCACACGCAATAATCATTCTCCCCAATTCGTAATCATCATACATCGAAGTGTGTGATGATTATAGACAGTCATACAATATAGCTGTAATTTCGAATTGTAACCCACATCAAGCGTGAAGATGGGATGCGTTATCAATACGAATATA is part of the Paenibacillus algicola genome and harbors:
- a CDS encoding glycoside hydrolase family 78 protein — protein: MRYRVEDVRCEYQRNPVGLDVKKPRFSWKVWSDDRNIMQAAYQVQVSDNSLHFSDIVWDTGKMETDQSVHVEYAGPELHSRTRYYYRVRVWIDRSLVSEWSEVNCWETGLLSEENWSARWITGDVARNDANQDACLMLRSKFSLKGNVKRARLYATALGLYELYLNGRRVGDWHFTPGWTSYNKRLQYQTYDVTELLHADMNAIGALIGGGWYKGNLAYRDQRNIYGNESALMCQLHITYADDTEEMILSDEHWRSATGPIIMSEIYHGETYDARLEKNGWNLADFNDADWSGIRVVDHSYETLIAQENMPTRIIQEIKPVSLIQTPLGETVLDIGQNMVGWMHFRVSGERGRRITLQHAEVLDQNGNFYMGNLRSAKQTINYVLKGGEEEEFEPRFSFQGFRYVKVEGWPGDLDLSTFTAKVIHTDNEITGMFECSDQMINKLQQNIVWGQKGNFLDVPTDCPQRDERLGWTGDAHVFMRTASYNMNTALFFTKWLRDLKADQLPNGGVPHVIPHVLRAEDHSSSAWGDAAVICPWTLYLCYGDRRILEQQYDSMKAWVEYIRYQGENEYLWNTGFHFGDWLGLDAKENSYEGATPKDLIATIFYAYSTHLLKETAMVLNRSEDAAKYEQLHQHIMDEFNNVFISPNGRLISNTQTAHVLALMFDVVKVKDRQRVADALAQLIIENNVHLTTGFVGTPYLCHVLSRFGYDHLAYQLVFQKEFPSWLYAITKGATTIWEHWDGIKEDGSFWSDDMNSFNHYAYGAVGDWLYRTVAGIDTATSQPGYKHIIINPTFGSELNWVKASYESLYGTIRSEWSKQENGMEINIAIPPNTTAQVIFKGINRVEQLEEGGSILPIMGGLLSWDCCEDHVALHLGSGNYSFRYKGDD
- a CDS encoding sulfatase family protein, which codes for MIDLRPNIIFLMTDQQRWDCIGRYNKHIQTPNIDRLADAGIVYSQAVCQAPMCVPSRYSMMYGMYPSQLGVRANCDGITNEELLPADPLPELMRKAGYQTAGFGKTHWNHNAEGVSEPSARGFEHRAIGLSRADGHYEQGAIMMGDTHPERLETYMDETKNFGAGEENENGYIGSTSKIPMNHHRDGWVAEQCLQFIDEDRIESERPLFLYLSFLKPHAGYNVPKEFENLYRIEDIPDIQQPPWEMEEDTHLAATDALNRESLEDYRQKRIVWEAMSPLERRRSTLRYWANCSWLDHYFGQVLDRLRERGVLDNALIVFCSDHGEMFSERRYRFSKYCLYDSSVRVPLILSGSTIPQYKRGTTNDRPVELIDLVPTLSNIAGLQRNPMLPGLDLLGDVVRKGAFCEFHGKGVPVHAAPAYMWRTKEWKLILYLEGAVGNDGAHHQDILGELYDLGEDPNEWNNLYYNDGYTGIREQLKTELLMHLAIAWAKAPVFYGRRGLIGLERFETCRKELG
- a CDS encoding AraC family transcriptional regulator; the encoded protein is MQSDNTPVIKKLIHHSPSELAKQLPCYVNAMGWRVYGADMANERKTGEFYDFQIQYVLKGKGYLLWNDTVYSLQQGDFFFINLSIGHKYCADPVEPWEAVWIHFGGSQATLYYHLFGQSQPVITFPHHDIAGELMLQLLERYDRLSSEFDLLAGAHLIRIMTELTIANTSKLKLTISNEYRSEVQRAIRFIEEHIQESLTVEMVSQYVKFSPFHFSRLFKRITGFSVLEYITKYRISRVKELMIQTDLSLAEIAGRTGYCDQSHLGKMFKRMEGITPNQFRKNARFR